One Bacillota bacterium DNA segment encodes these proteins:
- a CDS encoding cytochrome c — MRWILPTAIILIIVGLVGLFIVNYYMFTPAQPGTIRVPVRGPGTPFPSGSFRSNGEQIFFTGTSSRDTITTTGGPFWFQMHGGGCATCHGPDGRGGRVVMMGTFEAPNITYKVLTGKAPGLEEGHKPFTDNLIKRAITRGIDSEGNRLSLNMPRWHMSDQDLNDVINYLKTLEP; from the coding sequence ATGAGGTGGATTTTGCCAACCGCAATAATCCTAATAATAGTGGGGCTAGTCGGACTTTTTATAGTCAACTACTATATGTTTACACCAGCCCAGCCAGGCACTATCCGGGTACCTGTACGCGGACCTGGCACACCATTTCCTTCGGGAAGCTTTAGAAGCAACGGCGAGCAGATATTTTTTACTGGCACCAGCTCTAGAGATACTATAACAACCACAGGCGGGCCATTTTGGTTTCAGATGCATGGCGGGGGCTGCGCCACCTGCCACGGCCCGGATGGTCGCGGTGGTAGGGTTGTAATGATGGGTACTTTTGAGGCACCTAACATTACATACAAAGTTCTTACCGGCAAAGCCCCTGGCCTGGAAGAAGGACATAAACCTTTTACAGATAACCTCATTAAGCGTGCTATCACGCGGGGTATCGATTCGGAGGGAAACAGGTTAAGCTTGAATATGCCCCGCTGGCATATGTCTGATCAAGACCTAAACGACGTAATCAACTATCTAAAAACATTGGAGCCTTAA
- a CDS encoding transglycosylase SLT domain-containing protein, which translates to MPRYVVLIISTLIFSSCVSSLVWVATQQSVKAEIPKESKKETIAITNKPVKIPKTAAAVTALDTTSTINATSTAEETKTLSAETTQTLFISEVTATVPAVETTFTSLTPLSITGSETTETAPSDTATSTVLASPEQDVVSAQPSQDSTSTAPSPFAIKGLSTRDLAASVADKYAIPQNLFFALIKQESGWNYKACSRVGALGLTQVMPFNITAMGYDVETFKDSPVLQLELGARILSENFSTFGRWDYALAAYNAGPNAVIKYGGIPPYEETTNYVRSILAMAEQYESESKQ; encoded by the coding sequence ATGCCAAGATATGTAGTACTAATTATTAGCACACTGATTTTCAGCTCGTGTGTAAGCTCGCTTGTCTGGGTGGCCACGCAGCAAAGCGTTAAAGCCGAGATACCTAAAGAATCTAAAAAAGAGACAATAGCCATAACTAATAAACCAGTTAAAATACCCAAAACCGCTGCAGCAGTTACAGCGCTTGATACAACATCGACTATAAACGCAACTTCAACAGCCGAAGAAACTAAAACGCTTTCAGCCGAAACCACCCAGACACTTTTTATTAGCGAGGTAACAGCAACGGTACCAGCCGTAGAGACAACCTTTACATCTCTAACTCCCCTGTCAATTACAGGCTCGGAAACAACCGAAACGGCCCCAAGCGATACAGCAACCTCTACTGTTCTGGCTTCGCCAGAACAGGATGTCGTATCGGCTCAGCCATCACAGGATTCAACTTCCACTGCTCCCAGTCCGTTTGCCATTAAAGGATTGTCAACTCGCGACCTGGCGGCATCTGTTGCTGATAAATACGCCATCCCGCAAAACTTGTTTTTTGCGCTTATTAAACAAGAATCAGGCTGGAATTACAAAGCGTGCTCTAGGGTAGGAGCGCTAGGTTTAACCCAGGTAATGCCGTTTAACATTACTGCCATGGGTTATGATGTCGAGACGTTTAAGGACTCACCCGTACTCCAACTCGAGCTTGGCGCAAGAATCCTTAGTGAGAATTTCTCAACCTTTGGGCGTTGGGATTATGCGCTTGCGGCATATAATGCCGGCCCAAATGCAGTCATAAAGTATGGTGGAATCCCGCCGTATGAAGAAACCACAAATTATGTGCGCTCGATTCTTGCAATGGCTGAGCAGTATGAAAGCGAATCAAAACAATGA